Proteins encoded in a region of the Neisseria subflava genome:
- a CDS encoding glycosyltransferase family 8 protein: MSNITIVLAADTGYAEQVHTLMKSICTHNTGVNFYLMHNTFRKEWINYTNQKLAASGSRLNDVKIEMDFSQYRRLSHISDAAFFRLMMQHLPVDRALYLDSDMVVTQSLHDLFNLDMRGYPVAAVQDSVLARTEWKHPIDLHTTPYFNSGMLLADLVQWREHNIAEQLLKTASCLNEAVPYGDQCFLNTVFQKNWLQLEESWNFQTGAVEYFQKRDLGEVFPKPDTVPPVIHYTTRAKPWLCDYGEIPFIEVYWQYYCADWPKA, encoded by the coding sequence ATGAGCAACATTACCATCGTCCTTGCCGCCGATACCGGCTATGCCGAACAAGTCCATACCCTGATGAAGTCCATCTGTACGCACAATACAGGTGTCAATTTCTACCTTATGCACAACACCTTCAGGAAGGAATGGATCAACTATACCAACCAAAAACTCGCCGCCAGCGGCAGCCGTCTGAATGATGTCAAAATCGAAATGGACTTCAGCCAATATCGCCGCCTGTCCCATATTTCGGATGCCGCATTTTTCCGCCTGATGATGCAGCACCTGCCCGTCGACCGCGCCCTGTATCTCGACAGCGATATGGTGGTTACCCAATCCCTGCACGATTTGTTCAACCTCGATATGCGCGGATATCCCGTTGCAGCGGTACAAGATTCCGTTTTGGCGCGCACCGAATGGAAACATCCTATCGACCTACACACCACACCCTATTTCAATTCAGGCATGCTGTTGGCCGACTTGGTGCAATGGCGTGAACACAATATCGCGGAGCAACTTCTGAAAACCGCTTCCTGTCTCAACGAAGCCGTACCCTACGGCGACCAATGCTTTCTAAACACCGTATTTCAAAAAAACTGGCTGCAACTAGAAGAATCTTGGAACTTCCAGACCGGCGCAGTCGAATACTTCCAAAAACGAGACCTCGGCGAAGTATTCCCCAAACCCGACACCGTTCCGCCCGTTATCCACTACACCACACGCGCCAAACCGTGGCTGTGCGATTACGGCGAGATTCCTTTTATCGAAGTCTATTGGCAATACTATTGCGCCGACTGGCCGAAAGCGTAA